One window of Solwaraspora sp. WMMA2056 genomic DNA carries:
- a CDS encoding SgcJ/EcaC family oxidoreductase, giving the protein MSIDSATTVTDADRAAVAALPQRVVAAWAAHDATAFAGVFASDGTLILPGLFLKGRDKIGAYMDQAFAGPYKGTRVTGQPFDVKFLSTDVALMLTEGGVLLPGETDVADGRAIRASWLATKVNGQWHLAAYQNTPRDTA; this is encoded by the coding sequence ATGAGTATCGACAGCGCCACCACGGTCACCGACGCCGACCGCGCCGCAGTCGCGGCCCTGCCGCAGCGGGTCGTCGCCGCCTGGGCCGCACACGACGCCACCGCCTTCGCCGGGGTCTTCGCCAGCGACGGCACCCTGATCCTGCCCGGCCTGTTCCTGAAGGGCCGCGACAAGATCGGCGCCTACATGGACCAGGCCTTCGCCGGCCCGTACAAGGGCACGAGAGTCACCGGCCAGCCGTTCGACGTCAAGTTCCTCAGCACGGACGTCGCCCTCATGCTCACCGAGGGTGGGGTGCTGCTGCCAGGTGAAACGGACGTCGCCGACGGCCGGGCGATCCGGGCATCCTGGCTGGCGACCAAGGTGAACGGCCAGTGGCACCTGGCCGCCTACCAGAACACCCCGCGCGACACCGCCTGA
- a CDS encoding transposase, producing the protein MPAPKEYSDELRERATRLALDARRDPASAVGAIRRIADQFGVHPEALRVWVRQAETDAGGRPGTTSGDADRIAALEREIRELRRANQILRSAASFLAAELDRPSR; encoded by the coding sequence ATGCCCGCACCGAAGGAGTACTCCGACGAGCTGCGTGAGCGCGCGACCCGGTTGGCCCTCGACGCGCGCCGGGACCCGGCGTCCGCTGTCGGCGCGATCCGGCGGATCGCCGACCAGTTCGGCGTGCACCCCGAGGCGCTGCGGGTCTGGGTGAGGCAGGCCGAGACCGACGCCGGAGGGCGGCCGGGCACCACCAGCGGCGACGCCGACCGCATCGCCGCGCTGGAACGGGAGATCCGTGAGCTGCGGCGGGCGAACCAGATCCTGAGATCCGCCGCGAGTTTCCTCGCGGCGGAGCTGGACCGTCCGTCGCGATGA